In the genome of Methanopyrus kandleri AV19, one region contains:
- the hemB gene encoding porphobilinogen synthase — protein sequence MRRYRKSEAIRDLVAETEVRPDDLIYPIFVREDGKTHEIPSMPGQRYHSVETAVETVRELLDLGLRAFILFGIPREKDPEGRVAADPEGIVQRTVRALKEEYGDDIVVVTDVCLCQYTTHGHCGLVDEDTGKVLNDPTLEVLAEVALSHAEAGADIVAPSDMMDGRVKVIREALESEGFDDVLIMSYAAKYHSAFYGPFRDAADSAPEFGDRSTYQMDPRCFRQAIRELELDAEEGADILMIKPAMPYLDVVREARRRFDHPIAAYQVSGEYAMIKAAAEAGYVDYRTAVLESLTCIKRAGADLILTYFAPEVVRWLKS from the coding sequence ATGCGCAGGTATCGTAAGTCCGAGGCGATCCGTGATCTCGTCGCCGAAACGGAAGTGCGCCCGGACGATCTAATCTACCCGATCTTCGTACGTGAGGACGGGAAGACCCACGAAATTCCCTCAATGCCCGGTCAACGCTACCACTCCGTGGAAACTGCCGTCGAGACAGTTAGAGAACTCCTGGACCTGGGCCTACGGGCGTTCATACTCTTCGGGATCCCGAGAGAAAAGGACCCTGAAGGTCGAGTCGCCGCGGATCCCGAGGGTATAGTCCAAAGGACCGTGCGGGCGCTCAAGGAGGAGTACGGCGACGACATTGTCGTGGTCACGGACGTTTGTCTCTGCCAGTACACTACCCACGGTCATTGCGGCCTCGTCGACGAGGATACGGGTAAGGTGCTGAACGACCCCACCCTGGAGGTCTTGGCGGAGGTGGCTCTTTCCCACGCCGAAGCCGGGGCCGACATAGTCGCCCCCTCCGATATGATGGACGGTCGGGTGAAGGTGATTAGAGAGGCGCTTGAGAGCGAGGGTTTCGACGATGTCCTGATCATGTCTTATGCGGCCAAGTATCACAGCGCGTTCTACGGCCCGTTCCGGGACGCAGCGGACTCGGCACCGGAGTTCGGGGATCGGAGCACTTACCAGATGGATCCTCGGTGCTTCCGCCAGGCGATCCGCGAGCTGGAGCTAGACGCCGAGGAGGGAGCGGACATCTTAATGATTAAGCCGGCGATGCCCTACCTGGACGTGGTGCGCGAGGCTCGGCGGAGGTTCGACCACCCCATCGCGGCCTATCAGGTTAGCGGTGAATACGCGATGATCAAGGCGGCGGCCGAGGCGGGGTACGTGGATTACCGGACCGCTGTGCTGGAGTCCCTAACGTGCATCAAGAGAGCTGGGGCGGATTTGATACTCAC
- the hemA gene encoding glutamyl-tRNA reductase — protein sequence MEDLVCVGITHKEAEVEELEKARFESDEAVRDIVESFGLSGCVLLQTCNRVEVYASGARDRAEELGDLIHDDAWVKRGSEAVRHLFRVACGLESMMVGEQEILRQVKKAYDRAARLGTLDEALKIVFRRAINLGKRAREETRISEGAVSIGSAAVELAERELGSLHDKTVLVVGAGEMGKTVAKSLVDRGVRAVLVANRTYERAVELARDLGGEAVRFDELVDHLARSDVVVSATAAPHPVIHVDDVREALRKRDRRSPILIIDIANPRDVEEGVENIEDVEVRTIDDLRVIARENLERRRKEIPKVEKLIEEELSTVEEELEKLKERRLVADVAKSLHEIKDRELERALRRLKTGDPENVLQDFAEAYTKRLINVLTSAIMELPDEYRRAACRALRRASELNG from the coding sequence ATGGAGGACCTGGTGTGCGTCGGTATCACCCACAAGGAGGCGGAAGTAGAGGAGCTGGAGAAGGCCAGGTTCGAGTCCGATGAGGCTGTGAGGGACATCGTCGAGTCCTTCGGACTCTCCGGCTGTGTCCTCCTTCAGACATGCAACCGCGTCGAGGTGTACGCCTCGGGGGCTAGGGATCGTGCCGAGGAGCTTGGGGATCTCATACACGACGATGCTTGGGTTAAACGAGGTTCGGAAGCTGTGAGGCACCTATTCCGTGTCGCTTGTGGGCTGGAGTCGATGATGGTGGGGGAGCAGGAAATCCTACGTCAGGTGAAAAAGGCGTACGACCGTGCCGCACGGTTGGGTACGTTGGATGAAGCCCTCAAGATAGTCTTCCGGAGGGCGATCAACCTGGGCAAACGGGCCCGGGAGGAGACTCGGATCAGTGAAGGTGCGGTGTCTATAGGATCCGCCGCTGTCGAGCTGGCGGAGCGGGAGCTGGGATCCCTCCACGATAAGACCGTTCTCGTAGTCGGCGCCGGTGAGATGGGAAAGACCGTGGCTAAGTCCCTAGTCGATAGGGGCGTCAGAGCAGTTCTCGTGGCGAACCGCACCTACGAGCGAGCCGTCGAGCTCGCGAGGGATCTGGGCGGAGAGGCGGTACGGTTCGACGAGCTCGTGGATCATCTCGCCCGGTCGGATGTCGTGGTTTCAGCGACGGCCGCCCCACATCCCGTGATCCATGTCGACGACGTTAGAGAAGCCTTGCGTAAGAGAGATCGTCGATCCCCGATCCTGATAATCGATATCGCTAATCCCAGAGACGTCGAAGAGGGAGTGGAGAACATCGAAGACGTCGAGGTACGCACTATCGATGATCTCCGAGTGATCGCGCGGGAGAACCTCGAGAGGCGGCGTAAAGAGATTCCCAAGGTGGAGAAGCTAATCGAAGAGGAACTCTCAACCGTGGAAGAAGAGCTTGAAAAGCTGAAGGAGCGACGCCTCGTGGCCGATGTCGCGAAGTCGCTGCATGAAATTAAGGATCGGGAGCTCGAGCGCGCACTGCGGAGGTTGAAGACGGGAGATCCGGAAAACGTCCTCCAAGACTTCGCGGAGGCTTACACCAAGCGGCTGATCAACGTCCTGACGTCCGCGATCATGGAGCTGCCGGACGAGTACCGTAGAGCGGCGTGCAGGGCCCTAAGACGGGCGAGTGAGCTTAACGGCTAG